From Glycine soja cultivar W05 chromosome 4, ASM419377v2, whole genome shotgun sequence, the proteins below share one genomic window:
- the LOC114410733 gene encoding uncharacterized protein LOC114410733: MDDHRNSTPKNAIGLCLLPQELIQNIFLSLVLPEIIRLKLVNKSFSRIISDHAFVRQCNNFSTSTTWLFVYKKRWLRDAVLHAFTDRSSDRWFRIPISELLKPIHFHGEDLYFLAASNNVFLFASNTVLEVVAVNLITVTVKKIPPSPLGPRGTSSWRRSGMKLVTDSSGSGQFRFMFAEFVDNRPVLFAYESETDTWKSTEAEEDNNKEFSFSFSPRGASHVFLNVVHGPMESVLVAATPECDKPVVLRPRFNVTEANDDLTVGFSWGNVMDMLHVYGDGYMMIVKSEGGNTRNVRVLKGVELWGLSLNGRKWEFVSAVPGVIEKPYAAMMGCLEEKNGVVRAALVSNCEGVWDMTWLSFDTRWNRWTFMPLPDCKMKGWNMAGISFSSGLTLP; encoded by the coding sequence ATGGACGACCACCGAAACTCAACACCAAAAAACGCCATTGGCCTCTGCCTCCTCCCACAGGAACTCATCCAAAACATCTTCCTCTCCCTCGTACTCCCCGAAATCATTCGTTTAAAACTCGTCAACAAGTCCTTCTCGCGAATAATCTCCGACCACGCCTTCGTTCGCCAGTGCAACAATTTCTCCACCTCCACTACGTGGCTCTTCGTCTACAAAAAACGCTGGCTCCGCGACGCCGTGCTCCACGCCTTCACCGACCGGAGCTCCGACCGATGGTTCCGCATCCCCATATCAGAGCTTCTCAAACCGATCCACTTTCACGGCGAGGACCTCTACTTCCTCGCCGCCTCCAACAACGTCTTCCTCTTCGCCTCCAACACCGTCCTCGAAGTCGTCGCCGTTAACCTAATCACCGTCACCGTTAAGAAGATCCCCCCTTCCCCGTTGGGTCCACGTGGCACCTCCTCGTGGAGACGCTCCGGGATGAAGCTCGTCACCGACTCCTCCGGTTCGGGCCAGTTTCGTTTCATGTTCGCTGAGTTCGTTGACAACCGCCCCGTCTTGTTCGCGTACGAGTCCGAAACCGACACGTGGAAGTCAACGGAGGCAGAGGAAGATAATAACAAAGagttttcattttcgttttcgCCACGTGGCGCGAGTCACGTGTTTCTCAACGTTGTTCACGGGCCTATGGAGAGCGTTCTGGTCGCGGCGACGCCAGAGTGCGACAAGCCCGTAGTTCTACGGCCCAGATTCAACGTGACTGAGGCTAATGATGATCTGACGGTTGGATTTAGTTGGGGGAACGTGATGGACATGTTACACGTGTACGGCGATGGGTACATGATGATTGTGAAATCGGAGGGTGGGAACACGAGGAACGTGAGGGTGTTGAAGGGAGTGGAGCTTTGGGGTTTGAGTTTGAACGGGAGAAAGTGGGAGTTTGTGTCTGCGGTTCCTGGTGTGATTGAGAAGCCTTACGCGGCAATGATGGGTTGCTTAGAGGAGAAAAACGGTGTCGTTAGGGCTGCGTTGGTTTCTAATTGTGAGGGAGTTTGGGACATGACGTGGCTCTCTTTTGATACCAGGTGGAACCGGTGGACGTTTATGCCCCTCCCTGATTGCAAAATGAAGGGTTGGAACATGGCTGGTATAAGCTTCTCCTCTGGACTTACCTTGCCATGA